The Candidatus Hydrogenedentota bacterium genome has a segment encoding these proteins:
- a CDS encoding membrane dipeptidase, translated as MIVDAHLDLSANALHWNRDYRQPVARIRERELELKQTDLPGRGRGAVSLPAMRRAGIGLCVATQIARCTVGKEVLPQFPGFASPAIAWAVTQGQLAWYRAMEEAGEMRPVRNREELDAHLAAWEGGGEVEPIGYVLSLEGADSLIDIEYLHRAHAYGLRALGPTHYGPGRYAAGTASEGSFTPAGRALLKEMAALNIICDITHLTDEGIAEALETYGGPIWASHSNCRAIVPGQRQLSDEQIRALIGRGAVIGAVCDAWMLYPGWERGVTDPHEAGVSLQSVADHIDHVCQIAGNADHAGIGSDLDGGFGTEQGPTDLDTIADLQRLPEMLRARGYTGADVEKIMGGNWIRFLRACW; from the coding sequence ATGATTGTCGACGCCCACCTGGACCTTTCCGCGAATGCGCTGCATTGGAACCGAGACTACAGGCAGCCGGTCGCGCGGATCCGCGAGCGGGAACTGGAGCTGAAGCAGACCGATCTGCCCGGGCGGGGCCGGGGCGCGGTGTCGCTGCCGGCAATGCGCCGCGCGGGCATCGGGCTTTGCGTGGCCACACAGATTGCCCGGTGCACCGTGGGCAAGGAGGTGTTGCCCCAGTTTCCCGGCTTCGCGAGCCCAGCGATCGCGTGGGCCGTGACCCAGGGGCAGCTTGCGTGGTACCGCGCGATGGAGGAGGCGGGCGAGATGCGTCCGGTACGAAACCGCGAAGAGCTGGATGCGCACCTGGCCGCGTGGGAGGGCGGGGGCGAGGTGGAACCCATTGGCTACGTGCTGAGCCTCGAGGGGGCGGACTCCCTGATCGATATCGAGTACCTCCACCGCGCGCATGCCTACGGGCTCCGCGCGCTGGGACCCACGCATTACGGCCCGGGCCGCTATGCCGCCGGCACCGCCTCGGAAGGTTCGTTCACACCCGCCGGACGCGCGCTGCTGAAGGAAATGGCGGCGCTCAACATCATATGCGACATCACCCACCTCACCGACGAGGGCATTGCGGAGGCGCTTGAAACCTATGGCGGCCCCATCTGGGCGAGCCACAGCAACTGCCGCGCGATCGTGCCGGGCCAGCGCCAGCTGAGCGACGAGCAGATTCGCGCGCTCATCGGGCGAGGCGCGGTTATTGGGGCGGTGTGCGACGCGTGGATGCTCTATCCCGGCTGGGAGCGCGGCGTCACCGATCCGCACGAGGCCGGGGTGTCGCTTCAGTCCGTCGCCGATCACATCGATCACGTCTGCCAGATCGCCGGGAACGCGGATCACGCCGGTATTGGCAGCGATCTCGACGGCGGCTTCGGCACGGAGCAGGGCCCCACCGATCTCGACACCATCGCGGACCTCCAGCGCCTTCCCGAGATGCTTCGGGCCCGCGGCTATACCGGCGCGGACGTGGAGAAGATTATGGGTGGCAATTGGATCCGATTCTTGCGCGCCTGCTGGTAA
- a CDS encoding VCBS repeat-containing protein, translating to MKSRAGVWLFFLISITAPAGEFRRIETIDSVDRGGRLVLEDWDGDGDLELLRGSLVFEYDSGGMAGRFMTLTQIFEVSNGAWATRHGFIHRFSQLYHDAHYRVKRDEVKYTIDGDFNADGVVDALVAEPGSASATEGGAAEIVLRLKQSGKVLFEDRLDGVYAGLGLGGSFNRFELRDLDGDGIDEILVWALSYRDSDRLFVYGNDQSKWRGNSSNEAPYELNEALQFLKGIRAARPELPCPVEVKMEALKDSEYPSFSYAKVPWAKRFKLTFNVRTGYDGVNLTEWRDYFQKWAIAYTRERGSESRSTPTRSSWGLYMVPEGDRLLAAIGARESRGKKPEGWHDFWLECAFVGAESKPFNWIGTLRTEEAMARIDYSSQAEGGAK from the coding sequence ATGAAATCGAGGGCAGGCGTATGGTTGTTCTTTCTCATATCGATCACCGCACCTGCGGGCGAGTTTCGGCGAATTGAGACTATAGACTCGGTAGATCGAGGTGGCCGCTTAGTACTGGAGGATTGGGATGGTGACGGAGATCTGGAGTTGCTTCGCGGATCACTGGTGTTTGAATATGATAGTGGTGGGATGGCTGGGCGCTTCATGACCCTGACCCAGATTTTCGAGGTAAGTAATGGGGCCTGGGCTACCCGTCACGGGTTCATACATCGCTTCAGTCAGCTCTATCACGATGCCCATTACCGGGTGAAGCGTGACGAAGTAAAGTATACGATTGACGGAGACTTCAATGCCGACGGCGTCGTCGATGCACTCGTCGCCGAGCCCGGCTCGGCATCCGCGACTGAGGGGGGCGCGGCCGAGATTGTGTTGCGACTCAAGCAATCGGGCAAAGTTCTCTTCGAAGACCGGCTGGACGGCGTGTATGCTGGTCTTGGTCTTGGTGGCAGCTTCAATCGTTTTGAGCTTCGGGATTTGGACGGAGATGGTATAGATGAAATACTCGTCTGGGCTCTCAGTTACCGTGACAGCGACCGTCTATTCGTATATGGGAATGATCAGTCCAAATGGCGTGGGAATTCGAGTAACGAGGCTCCGTATGAACTGAATGAGGCTCTACAGTTTCTAAAGGGCATTCGCGCAGCGCGACCGGAACTCCCTTGTCCCGTCGAGGTAAAGATGGAAGCCCTCAAAGATTCCGAGTATCCGTCCTTCTCCTATGCGAAGGTTCCATGGGCTAAACGTTTCAAGCTCACATTCAACGTTCGGACGGGCTATGATGGCGTGAACCTCACCGAATGGCGAGATTACTTTCAGAAGTGGGCCATCGCATACACCCGGGAGAGAGGAAGCGAGTCGCGAAGCACACCCACACGTAGCTCGTGGGGATTGTACATGGTGCCCGAGGGCGATCGCCTTCTCGCGGCTATTGGCGCCCGGGAAAGCCGGGGAAAAAAGCCTGAGGGTTGGCACGATTTCTGGTTAGAGTGTGCATTTGTCGGGGCGGAGTCCAAACCCTTTAACTGGATAGGAACACTTCGCACGGAAGAGGCAATGGCACGGATTGATTATTCTTCCCAGGCGGAGGGTGGCGCCAAGTGA
- a CDS encoding DUF5011 domain-containing protein: MRSMTVLEPLARSYCRAALRLLVSFGLLAVCQPVLSQSPNSDGALLVHPTTNRASGASQTNGDGAHVALAGYATDGLRLTPPDGGIARIEPLGVDNVPPVATVDTLVTNDNTPALTGTVDDPQATVTVRVDVQSHTATNLGDGAWVLDDDILAPLTDGVYDVEVNAEDLAGNQSSTTVTGALTVDTVAPILTLNGEAMVTLVAGVDTYTELGAMVSDALDADVMVVIGGDTVDTNTAGTYVVTYEATDAAGNMAIQLTRTVTVEMAAGEGEGEGEGEGEGEGEGEGEGEGEGEGEGEGEGEGEGEGEGEGEGEGEGEGEGEGEGEGEGEGEGEGEGEGEGEGEGEGEGEGEGENPSNEAIALELLNRFAALDENGDGLLSLSEARVAFPNLTQLQFNALDLNGDGFLSRDELNAIANPGGCFGPGGGVDFALFGLLALLLGWWERMVRFSRATFYRIFYPWLLDDGENDRL; the protein is encoded by the coding sequence ATGAGATCGATGACCGTTCTTGAACCTCTTGCCCGCTCTTATTGCCGCGCGGCCCTTCGGCTGCTCGTTTCGTTCGGGCTACTTGCCGTATGCCAACCGGTGCTGTCCCAATCGCCCAACAGCGACGGCGCGCTGCTCGTCCACCCCACGACAAACCGGGCCAGCGGCGCCAGCCAGACCAACGGCGACGGGGCACACGTCGCCCTGGCGGGCTACGCCACCGACGGCCTCCGGCTGACGCCCCCGGACGGCGGGATCGCGCGCATTGAGCCGCTGGGGGTGGACAACGTCCCGCCGGTGGCCACCGTCGACACCCTGGTAACCAACGACAACACGCCCGCCCTGACCGGCACGGTGGATGACCCGCAAGCCACCGTGACGGTCCGAGTCGACGTGCAGTCGCATACCGCCACCAATCTGGGCGACGGCGCGTGGGTGCTGGACGATGACATCCTGGCGCCTCTGACAGATGGCGTTTATGACGTCGAGGTGAACGCGGAGGACCTGGCCGGCAATCAAAGCAGCACGACGGTTACAGGCGCGCTGACGGTCGATACGGTCGCGCCGATACTGACCTTAAACGGTGAAGCGATGGTTACGCTGGTCGCCGGTGTGGACACCTATACCGAACTGGGCGCGATGGTCAGCGATGCGCTCGACGCGGACGTAATGGTCGTCATCGGCGGGGACACCGTGGATACCAACACTGCGGGCACGTATGTTGTCACCTACGAGGCAACCGATGCCGCTGGCAATATGGCAATTCAGCTCACTCGAACGGTCACGGTGGAGATGGCCGCCGGTGAAGGTGAAGGTGAAGGCGAAGGTGAAGGCGAAGGCGAGGGCGAAGGTGAGGGCGAAGGCGAAGGCGAAGGCGAAGGCGAAGGTGAGGGTGAGGGCGAGGGCGAGGGCGAGGGCGAGGGCGAGGGCGAGGGCGAGGGTGAGGGCGAGGGCGAGGGCGAGGGCGAGGGCGAGGGCGAGGGCGAGGGCGAGGGCGAGGGCGAGGGTGAAGGCGAGGGCGAGGGCGAGGGCGAGGGCGAGGGCGAGGGCGAGGGCGAAAACCCGTCGAACGAAGCGATCGCGCTTGAATTACTCAACCGTTTCGCGGCGCTCGACGAAAATGGCGATGGGCTCCTTTCGCTGAGCGAAGCGCGGGTGGCCTTCCCGAATTTGACTCAGCTCCAGTTCAACGCGCTCGATCTGAACGGGGATGGATTCCTCTCGCGGGACGAGTTGAACGCCATTGCGAATCCGGGCGGTTGCTTCGGGCCAGGTGGCGGCGTCGATTTCGCCCTGTTTGGCCTGCTGGCGCTTCTTCTTGGATGGTGGGAGCGCATGGTTCGGTTCTCCCGCGCTACCTTCTACCGGATCTTCTACCCGTGGTTGTTGGACGATGGCGAGAATGATCGGCTTTAA
- a CDS encoding LysR family transcriptional regulator has translation MTLESLRCLCAIIETRSFRAAAARLHRSQPAISQALKVLEREAGHALIDRKTGGPTAMGALVYERGRRILEAVDSLAHEVADFESAASRELRVGTSDTIALYVLPPLVREFAALMPETRLSLVNRSSAQIARQVLEGALDLGIVTLPAGEPDLEETPLFRQRIVLVAPRGHALAGRKRVTLKALAGEPLLLLESGTRTGALLERFFAEQDFTPPAVMDSGSFEVIKRYVAEGVGLSFLPEMVVRPGDVELRAIPVAGLPEVTLGAVWRRGAYRSKAQRAFVEMLRGAGTAKGR, from the coding sequence GTGACCCTCGAATCCCTGCGCTGTTTGTGCGCGATCATTGAAACCCGGAGCTTCCGCGCGGCGGCGGCGCGGCTGCACCGTTCACAGCCGGCGATCAGCCAGGCGCTGAAGGTGCTGGAGCGGGAGGCGGGGCATGCGCTCATCGACCGGAAGACGGGCGGGCCGACGGCGATGGGCGCGCTGGTGTATGAGCGGGGGCGGCGGATCCTGGAGGCGGTGGACAGCCTGGCGCACGAGGTGGCGGATTTTGAGTCCGCGGCGAGCCGGGAGTTGCGGGTGGGTACGAGCGACACGATCGCGCTGTACGTGCTGCCGCCGCTGGTGCGGGAGTTCGCGGCGCTGATGCCGGAGACGCGGCTTTCGCTGGTGAACCGGAGCAGCGCGCAGATCGCGCGGCAGGTGCTGGAGGGCGCGCTGGACCTGGGCATCGTGACGCTGCCGGCGGGGGAGCCGGACCTGGAGGAGACGCCGCTGTTTCGCCAGCGGATTGTGCTGGTGGCGCCGCGGGGGCATGCGCTGGCGGGCCGGAAGCGGGTGACGCTGAAGGCGCTGGCGGGGGAGCCGTTGCTGCTGCTGGAATCGGGCACGCGGACGGGGGCGCTCCTGGAGCGCTTTTTCGCGGAGCAGGACTTCACGCCGCCCGCGGTCATGGACAGCGGGAGCTTTGAAGTGATCAAACGCTATGTGGCCGAGGGCGTGGGCCTGTCTTTTCTGCCGGAGATGGTGGTCCGCCCGGGGGATGTGGAGTTGCGGGCGATTCCCGTGGCGGGGTTGCCGGAGGTGACGCTGGGCGCGGTGTGGCGCCGGGGGGCGTATAGGTCGAAGGCGCAGCGGGCGTTTGTGGAGATGTTGCGGGGGGCGGGGACGGCGAAGGGCAGGTGA
- a CDS encoding exo-alpha-sialidase, translating to MLPLILALAALGALPGEPMWAAADAEHVKVYYEPGRFGGWPANYGMWNWEDEILVGYSRGHHKDLGATAHHIDREKPEEFWFARSLDGGKTWTHEHPAEQGQMIPRGVALHGTEIPGLPLPEILDQTEPMDFSHPDFVLTFRMDDYHGGLSRYEYSYDRGRTWTGPFALPDFGTAGTAARTDYIINGKHDMYLFITVAKENRREGRPMVARTQDGGVTWEFVSWIGPEPAGFAIMPSTLRLSEREFLTTLRCREGTFRWIEQWRSTDGAKTWTQEPNPVDYLGEGNPPMLNKLPDGRLCLTYGFRAYPFSIRAKLSDDNGKTWGPTIILRNDGVDRDIGYVRSIVRPDGKVVTTYYISDQKTGPERYIGATIWDPANIAEITSGEVERQLGF from the coding sequence ATGCTACCCCTGATTCTTGCGCTGGCCGCGCTGGGCGCCCTGCCCGGCGAGCCGATGTGGGCCGCCGCCGACGCGGAACATGTGAAGGTGTACTACGAGCCCGGCCGCTTCGGCGGATGGCCCGCGAACTACGGCATGTGGAACTGGGAGGACGAGATCCTGGTCGGGTACAGCCGGGGCCACCACAAGGATCTGGGGGCCACCGCGCACCATATCGACCGCGAGAAGCCCGAGGAGTTCTGGTTTGCGCGGAGCCTGGACGGGGGCAAGACCTGGACCCACGAGCACCCGGCGGAGCAGGGCCAGATGATCCCCCGGGGCGTCGCGCTGCATGGGACGGAAATCCCCGGACTCCCGCTGCCCGAAATCCTGGACCAGACCGAGCCGATGGACTTCTCGCACCCGGATTTTGTGTTGACGTTCCGCATGGACGACTACCACGGCGGGCTTTCGCGCTACGAGTACTCGTATGATCGCGGCCGCACGTGGACCGGCCCCTTCGCGCTGCCGGATTTCGGTACGGCGGGCACCGCCGCGCGCACGGACTACATCATCAACGGCAAGCACGACATGTATTTGTTCATCACGGTCGCGAAGGAGAACCGTCGCGAAGGCAGGCCGATGGTCGCGCGGACACAGGATGGCGGGGTGACGTGGGAGTTTGTTTCGTGGATCGGGCCGGAGCCCGCCGGCTTCGCCATCATGCCGTCCACCTTGCGCCTTTCGGAGCGTGAATTCCTCACGACGCTCCGCTGCCGGGAGGGGACCTTCCGCTGGATCGAGCAGTGGCGCAGCACGGACGGGGCGAAGACCTGGACGCAGGAGCCGAATCCCGTGGATTACCTTGGCGAAGGGAATCCGCCGATGCTCAACAAACTGCCCGACGGGCGGCTCTGCCTGACCTACGGGTTCCGTGCGTATCCCTTCAGCATTCGCGCAAAGCTGAGCGACGACAACGGGAAGACCTGGGGTCCCACGATTATCCTTCGGAACGACGGCGTCGACCGCGACATCGGCTACGTACGCAGCATAGTGCGGCCCGACGGCAAGGTGGTCACGACCTATTACATTTCCGACCAGAAGACCGGCCCCGAGCGCTATATCGGTGCGACGATCTGGGATCCGGCCAATATTGCGGAGATCACCAGCGGGGAGGTCGAACGCCAGCTGGGATTCTGA
- a CDS encoding GNAT family N-acetyltransferase: protein MIAAFPPPARRIGPDNTTREAVFMTTLTAKNGTTIEVRPLADGDAPLLARFNAELSEASRSCFLPHAYDAETLAAIIARAEQGADRAYIAMAGEDIAGYFFLWEFETDVPVLGIGLADAWQNQGLGRRFLEILIGDARNAGRTGIELTTLPDNARAFALYESLGFVHIGDTDNVAGDGRTVRERVMFLALQPGAAPPERNFGPPV, encoded by the coding sequence ATGATCGCCGCGTTCCCACCACCGGCGCGGCGCATCGGGCCGGACAACACCACACGGGAGGCCGTCTTCATGACCACACTCACCGCAAAAAACGGCACGACCATCGAAGTGCGCCCGCTGGCCGATGGGGACGCCCCGCTGCTGGCCCGCTTCAATGCGGAACTCTCGGAAGCCTCGCGGAGCTGCTTTCTGCCCCATGCCTACGACGCGGAAACGCTGGCCGCCATCATCGCGCGCGCCGAGCAGGGCGCCGATCGCGCCTACATCGCGATGGCGGGCGAGGATATCGCCGGCTATTTCTTCCTGTGGGAGTTTGAGACGGATGTCCCCGTGCTCGGCATCGGGCTCGCCGACGCCTGGCAGAACCAGGGCCTTGGACGCCGCTTCCTGGAAATCCTGATCGGCGATGCGCGAAACGCGGGCCGCACGGGCATCGAATTGACCACGCTGCCCGACAACGCGCGCGCCTTTGCGCTCTATGAGTCGCTCGGATTCGTGCATATCGGTGATACGGACAACGTCGCCGGGGACGGGCGAACCGTGCGCGAGCGCGTGATGTTTCTCGCGCTGCAACCGGGCGCCGCGCCACCGGAGCGGAACTTCGGCCCGCCGGTTTAG
- a CDS encoding phosphoribosylformylglycinamidine synthase, with translation MANRIEVAMQPGRPDPAGEAVRHTLAEDLHIAAGSVRVINIYTVHAALSSDELERVRAELFTDPIIETSAINQSLARDFDFVVEVGFRPGVTDNVGKSALEGIQDTIGRRLPAGAAVFKSKQYVFKGIAEADCLRATKRCLANDLIERWVMKSAAEMAAQGDAPLLDLPIVTEQSDPEVHPINLEISDDALIVLSRDMMLALDLREMQAIQAHYRDPETRARRAAAGLPENPTDIELEILAQTWSEHCKHKIFAADVDYTDADGNTRRINGLFRNYVKATTDIVGEKVDWLVSVFHDNAGVIKFTDDYHFALKAETHNSPSALDPYGGAMTGIVGVNRDILGAGQGCRCIFNTDVFCFASPDFDGEIPERLLHPRRVLRGVHRGVKDGGNESGIPTVNGAIVFHERFLGKPLVFCGTGGLIPVTVNGQPSEEKGARPGDRILMAGGRIGKDGIHGATFSSEELHEGSPATAVQIGDPITQKKMADFLMEARDLGLYTCVTDNGAGGLSSSIGEMAEKPGGATVYLDKCPLKYAGLAPWEIFLSEAQERMSLAVPPENVAALLDLARRREVEVTDIGEFNDSGRLEAFYGEELIGSLQMDFLHDGVPRMRLPAKLDPIALTPPTLEPKSDLTADLKAVLGALNVASKESFVRMYDHEVQGASVLKPFQGADHDGPGNAAVLRPDPNSPRGIAVACGITPKYADLDAYHMMACAIDEAVRNLVATGARMGTIAGLDNFCWPDPVQSEKTPDGAHKMAQLVRCCEALKETCVAYDIPLISGKDSMKNDYKIGDTKISIPPTVLFTAAAILDDATRVVSMDAKRAGDAVYVLGETRNELGGSEYLALSGQLGDNVPVVDPARARARYEALHRVIAGGLVASCHDCSDGGLGAALAEVAFAGGFGMDLNLAPLGVGDDIVALFSESQSRFVATASPEHAAAFEALMDATGCYRLGEVTTGGRFVVRSAAGTIVDAPIAELKEAWQAPLRY, from the coding sequence ATGGCTAATCGCATCGAAGTCGCCATGCAGCCGGGCCGCCCGGATCCCGCCGGGGAGGCCGTCCGCCACACGCTCGCGGAAGACCTGCACATCGCAGCGGGGTCCGTGCGCGTAATCAACATCTATACCGTCCACGCCGCGCTTTCGTCCGACGAATTGGAGCGGGTGCGCGCGGAGCTCTTCACCGACCCCATCATCGAAACCTCGGCCATCAACCAGTCCCTCGCGCGCGACTTTGATTTCGTCGTGGAGGTGGGCTTCCGCCCGGGTGTGACCGACAACGTGGGCAAGAGCGCGCTGGAAGGCATCCAGGACACCATCGGGCGAAGGCTGCCCGCGGGCGCGGCGGTGTTCAAGTCGAAGCAATACGTTTTCAAGGGCATCGCCGAGGCGGACTGCCTCCGCGCGACGAAACGCTGTCTCGCGAACGACCTTATCGAGCGCTGGGTTATGAAATCGGCCGCGGAGATGGCCGCACAGGGCGACGCCCCCCTGCTCGACCTGCCGATCGTGACGGAGCAGAGCGATCCCGAGGTGCACCCCATCAACCTCGAGATCAGCGACGACGCCCTGATCGTCCTGAGCCGCGATATGATGCTGGCGCTGGATCTGCGCGAGATGCAGGCGATCCAGGCGCACTACCGCGACCCGGAAACCCGCGCGCGGCGTGCGGCGGCGGGCCTCCCCGAGAACCCGACCGACATCGAGCTGGAAATCCTCGCGCAGACGTGGTCGGAGCACTGCAAGCACAAGATCTTCGCGGCGGATGTGGACTACACCGACGCCGATGGCAATACCCGCCGCATCAACGGCCTCTTTCGCAACTACGTGAAGGCCACGACGGATATTGTGGGCGAAAAAGTGGACTGGCTCGTCAGCGTGTTCCACGACAACGCCGGCGTCATCAAATTCACCGACGATTACCACTTCGCCCTGAAGGCGGAGACGCACAACAGCCCCTCCGCCCTCGATCCCTACGGCGGCGCGATGACCGGCATTGTCGGCGTCAACCGCGACATCCTCGGCGCGGGTCAGGGCTGCCGCTGCATCTTCAACACCGACGTGTTCTGCTTCGCCTCGCCCGATTTCGACGGGGAAATCCCCGAGCGCCTGCTGCACCCACGGCGCGTGCTCCGCGGCGTGCACCGCGGCGTGAAGGACGGCGGCAACGAGAGCGGCATCCCCACGGTCAACGGCGCCATCGTGTTCCACGAGCGCTTCCTGGGCAAGCCGCTGGTCTTCTGCGGCACGGGCGGCCTCATCCCCGTCACGGTCAACGGCCAGCCCAGCGAAGAGAAGGGCGCGCGCCCCGGCGATCGCATCCTGATGGCGGGCGGCCGCATTGGCAAGGACGGCATCCACGGCGCCACCTTCTCTTCCGAGGAGCTCCACGAGGGCTCGCCCGCGACCGCCGTGCAGATCGGCGATCCGATCACCCAGAAAAAAATGGCCGATTTCCTCATGGAAGCCCGCGATCTCGGGCTTTACACCTGCGTGACCGACAACGGCGCCGGCGGCCTCTCCTCCAGCATCGGCGAAATGGCCGAGAAACCGGGCGGCGCAACCGTCTACCTCGACAAGTGCCCCCTGAAATACGCCGGACTCGCGCCCTGGGAGATCTTCCTGTCCGAGGCGCAGGAGCGCATGTCGCTGGCCGTGCCGCCGGAGAACGTGGCGGCCCTGCTCGACCTGGCGCGACGCCGCGAGGTGGAGGTCACGGATATCGGCGAGTTCAACGACTCCGGCCGCCTCGAAGCCTTCTATGGCGAAGAACTCATCGGGTCGCTCCAGATGGACTTCCTGCACGACGGCGTGCCCCGGATGCGTCTGCCCGCGAAACTCGACCCCATCGCGCTTACTCCCCCCACGCTGGAGCCGAAATCCGACCTGACGGCGGATCTGAAGGCCGTCCTCGGCGCGCTCAATGTGGCGAGCAAGGAGAGCTTCGTCCGCATGTACGATCACGAGGTCCAGGGGGCGAGCGTGCTGAAGCCCTTCCAGGGCGCGGATCACGATGGCCCGGGCAATGCGGCGGTGTTGCGCCCCGACCCCAATTCCCCCCGGGGCATTGCGGTCGCCTGCGGCATTACGCCGAAATACGCCGACCTCGACGCCTACCACATGATGGCCTGCGCCATCGACGAGGCCGTCCGCAACCTGGTGGCCACCGGCGCGCGCATGGGGACCATCGCCGGCCTGGACAACTTCTGCTGGCCCGACCCCGTGCAGAGCGAGAAGACGCCCGACGGCGCCCACAAAATGGCCCAGCTCGTCCGCTGTTGCGAAGCGCTGAAAGAGACCTGCGTCGCGTACGACATCCCCCTCATCAGCGGCAAGGACAGCATGAAGAACGACTACAAGATCGGCGACACCAAAATCTCGATTCCGCCGACCGTCCTGTTTACCGCCGCCGCCATCCTCGACGACGCCACCCGCGTGGTCTCCATGGACGCCAAGCGCGCCGGCGACGCCGTGTATGTGCTCGGCGAAACGCGCAACGAACTCGGCGGCAGCGAATACCTGGCGCTCTCGGGACAGCTCGGCGACAACGTGCCTGTCGTGGATCCTGCCCGCGCGCGTGCCCGATATGAAGCGCTACACCGGGTGATCGCTGGCGGGCTCGTGGCCTCCTGCCACGACTGCTCCGATGGCGGCCTCGGCGCGGCCCTGGCCGAAGTGGCCTTTGCCGGCGGATTCGGCATGGATCTCAACCTCGCGCCCCTGGGCGTGGGCGACGACATCGTGGCCCTCTTCAGCGAAAGCCAGAGCCGCTTCGTGGCCACGGCAAGCCCGGAGCATGCGGCGGCTTTTGAGGCGCTGATGGATGCTACGGGTTGCTACCGCCTCGGCGAAGTGACCACCGGTGGCCGCTTCGTCGTGCGGAGCGCGGCGGGAACCATCGTCGATGCGCCCATCGCGGAACTGAAAGAAGCCTGGCAGGCGCCGCTGCGCTACTGA
- the purM gene encoding phosphoribosylformylglycinamidine cyclo-ligase, producing MTEPKQGLSYRDAGVDIDAANTAMKTIKGLVQRTFNDSVLQDIGSFGAMFSLDLKGIDDPVLVSSVDGVGTKLKLAFMSGKHDTVGIDIVSHCVNDILVQGARPLFFLDYLAVGKLDPEIVVEVVRGITTGCRYAGCALIGGETAEMPDMYQPGEYDLAGTIVGVVDRSKIVDGSKINAGDAIIGIPSSGLHTNGYSLARKICFEVAGLGIHDPIPGLGQTVAEALMEPHLSYAKLMQIVMKVVNVKGMAHITGGGITDNFPRILPDGLAAEIDLNTWKAQPLFRFLQETGNVSQPEMLRTFNMGLGFLFVVPEREAEKALETVSLTGTDAYLVGRVAAGETQVHYTGDIRYG from the coding sequence ATGACCGAACCCAAGCAAGGGTTGAGTTACCGCGACGCGGGCGTCGACATCGACGCCGCGAATACCGCCATGAAGACCATCAAGGGCCTGGTCCAGCGCACCTTCAACGACAGCGTGCTGCAGGACATCGGCAGCTTCGGCGCGATGTTCAGCCTGGACCTCAAGGGCATCGACGACCCCGTGCTCGTGTCGAGCGTCGATGGCGTCGGCACCAAGCTGAAGCTGGCGTTTATGTCCGGCAAGCACGACACCGTGGGCATCGACATCGTGTCCCACTGCGTGAACGACATCCTGGTGCAGGGCGCGCGGCCGCTGTTCTTCCTGGACTACCTGGCGGTGGGCAAGCTGGACCCGGAGATCGTGGTGGAGGTGGTGCGCGGCATCACGACCGGCTGCCGCTACGCGGGCTGCGCCCTGATCGGCGGGGAGACGGCGGAGATGCCGGACATGTACCAGCCGGGCGAGTACGACCTGGCCGGCACGATCGTCGGCGTGGTGGACCGCAGCAAGATCGTGGACGGATCGAAAATCAATGCGGGCGACGCCATCATCGGCATCCCCTCCTCCGGCCTGCATACGAACGGCTACAGCCTGGCGCGCAAGATCTGCTTCGAGGTGGCGGGCCTCGGCATCCACGACCCCATCCCTGGCTTGGGCCAGACAGTGGCGGAAGCGCTGATGGAGCCGCACCTGAGCTACGCCAAGCTCATGCAGATCGTCATGAAAGTCGTGAACGTGAAAGGCATGGCCCACATCACCGGCGGCGGCATCACGGACAACTTCCCGCGCATCCTGCCGGACGGGCTCGCGGCGGAGATCGATCTGAACACGTGGAAGGCGCAGCCGCTGTTCCGCTTCCTCCAGGAAACGGGCAATGTCTCCCAGCCCGAGATGCTGCGCACGTTCAACATGGGCCTCGGCTTCCTGTTCGTCGTGCCGGAGCGCGAGGCGGAGAAGGCGCTGGAGACCGTCAGCCTCACCGGCACCGACGCCTACCTGGTGGGCCGCGTGGCAGCCGGCGAGACCCAGGTCCACTACACGGGCGACATCCGCTATGGCTAA